The Saccharopolyspora gloriosae genome has a segment encoding these proteins:
- a CDS encoding carbohydrate kinase, whose product MIVIGGEALVDLVPDTATAGGELGPLHPRLGGGPYNVAVALGRLDVPSGFHATLSTDQFGDKLLERLVDSGVRTDLVRRGPEPTMLAVVGLSEDGSARYSFHTEGTAARFVADPGPLSGEVSAVSFGTLGMVLEPGASTYEAVLFREAERGRFVALDPNIRADLIADPAAYRERFESWLPSVHLLKLSVEDAEWLAGDEGLDAALRRWQQAGPAGLVLTRGADGLAALVGDGELVEVPGVRAQVADTIGAGDTVHAALLAWLHRNDALAPEAVRALTHDQWREALTFAARAAAITVSRPGAEPPTSAELS is encoded by the coding sequence GTGATCGTCATCGGTGGAGAGGCCCTCGTCGACCTCGTCCCGGACACCGCCACGGCAGGCGGCGAACTGGGGCCACTGCACCCCCGGCTCGGGGGCGGCCCGTACAACGTGGCGGTCGCCCTGGGCAGGCTCGACGTGCCGTCCGGTTTCCACGCCACCCTGTCCACCGACCAGTTCGGCGACAAGCTCCTGGAGCGGCTGGTCGACTCCGGGGTGCGCACGGACCTGGTCCGGCGCGGGCCGGAGCCGACGATGCTGGCCGTGGTGGGGCTGAGCGAGGACGGCTCGGCGCGCTACAGCTTCCACACCGAGGGCACCGCCGCCCGGTTCGTGGCCGACCCCGGTCCGCTGTCCGGCGAGGTCAGCGCGGTGTCGTTCGGGACGCTCGGCATGGTGCTGGAGCCCGGTGCGTCCACCTACGAGGCGGTGCTGTTCCGGGAGGCCGAGCGGGGCCGGTTCGTGGCGCTGGACCCGAACATCCGCGCGGACCTGATCGCCGACCCGGCGGCCTACCGCGAGCGGTTCGAGAGCTGGCTGCCGTCGGTGCACCTGTTGAAGCTGTCCGTGGAGGACGCGGAGTGGTTGGCCGGGGACGAGGGCCTGGACGCGGCGCTGCGCCGCTGGCAGCAGGCCGGGCCTGCGGGCCTGGTGCTCACCCGCGGCGCGGACGGGCTGGCCGCGCTGGTCGGGGACGGGGAGCTCGTCGAGGTGCCCGGGGTGCGCGCCCAGGTGGCCGACACCATCGGCGCGGGCGACACGGTGCACGCGGCGCTGCTCGCCTGGCTGCACCGCAACGACGCCCTCGCGCCGGAGGCGGTGCGCGCGCTGACCCACGATCAGTGGCGCGAAGCCCTCACCTTCGCCGCCCGAGCCGCGGCCATCACCGTCTCCCGCCCCGGAGCCGAACCCCCCACCTCCGCCGAACTTTCCTGA
- a CDS encoding TetR/AcrR family transcriptional regulator has protein sequence MNAPDPAARADQATAGTARRRGAARSQGSPEQRRAELLDRLCALFLEEGFARFTLDDLAARLHCSKSTLYTLAGSKEQLAVRVVGQFFKNATAGIERSVAEVTDARAQMRAYLDAAAEQLRPASRRFIADMAANPATSATYQANARAAAEHMRRYIRDGVREGVFREVHAAFVAEMVSGTIGAIQRGEIAERTGLSDAEAFAELSQFLLGGLFEPAVGDSRITPLVAEHTGPRHPTGRR, from the coding sequence ATGAACGCCCCCGACCCGGCCGCGCGCGCCGACCAGGCGACCGCCGGAACGGCCCGCCGCCGCGGCGCCGCGCGATCCCAGGGATCGCCGGAACAACGCCGCGCCGAGCTGCTCGACCGGCTGTGCGCGCTGTTCCTGGAGGAGGGGTTCGCCCGCTTCACCCTCGACGACCTCGCCGCCCGCCTGCACTGTTCGAAGTCGACGCTCTACACGCTCGCGGGCAGCAAGGAACAACTCGCGGTGCGCGTCGTCGGGCAGTTCTTCAAGAACGCCACGGCGGGCATCGAACGCTCGGTCGCCGAGGTCACCGATGCGCGCGCCCAGATGCGCGCCTACCTCGACGCCGCCGCCGAGCAACTGCGCCCGGCGTCCCGGCGGTTCATCGCGGACATGGCCGCCAACCCGGCCACCAGCGCGACCTACCAGGCCAACGCCCGCGCCGCCGCCGAGCACATGCGCCGCTACATCCGCGACGGCGTCCGCGAAGGCGTGTTCCGCGAGGTCCACGCCGCGTTCGTCGCCGAAATGGTCAGCGGCACCATCGGTGCCATCCAGCGCGGCGAGATCGCCGAACGCACCGGCCTGTCCGACGCGGAGGCCTTCGCGGAGCTGTCCCAGTTCCTGCTCGGCGGCCTGTTCGAGCCGGCGGTCGGCGATTCACGGATCACCCCACTCGTCGCGGAGCACACTGGTCCGCGGCACCCGACCGGCCGGCGCTAG
- the eccB gene encoding type VII secretion protein EccB: MASTPTTKSQVQAYQFVLRRMESALVRKDAVMLHDPMGSHKRATVAGAILACIGLIGFLVWGLFGGKGSVPDPGSIVIGKDSGSVYVVTADDAAQKRLIPMLNMASAKLLVMAQSGGQGGQAVQATTVKESALADYPRGPRTGMVNAPNYLPDPGNIAEPAWAICDVGQVRDNIDEAQAQRSTKVETTVIGGDPNHGAELGPDQSLFVQDASSGKEYLIYRVENLPGRQHTKTVKAEVDRSEQAVMDIYGLNGETPRTISTNMLNSVPNAPKLQIPDLPSGPVGYMQNPYESGDVVKRTVPGAPEENQYFALLPQGKQPISYGAAAVLHASKGKSQDIPNATGTITRAPTADSQKIDMDAFPVDVPKPLSFQQADTSCVSWRNINGDQNITVTTNKGSPAKPAPVKLAQHDGTGPNVDYFLMPAGKAAVVRAASNEAGADAGPLYLVSDQGVIYGIKDAATAQGLGVINSPVGLQAGPSGILRTLPKGDLLDPAQASYVYDSIPVPPGGANRPPPNPQAQQQSGSSATGS, from the coding sequence ATGGCATCAACACCCACAACGAAGTCACAGGTTCAGGCGTATCAGTTCGTCCTTCGCCGCATGGAATCGGCGCTGGTGCGCAAAGACGCGGTGATGCTGCACGATCCGATGGGCTCGCATAAGCGAGCGACCGTCGCCGGCGCCATCCTCGCCTGTATCGGGCTGATCGGGTTCCTGGTCTGGGGACTGTTCGGCGGGAAGGGCTCGGTTCCGGACCCCGGTTCGATCGTCATCGGCAAGGACAGCGGCAGCGTGTACGTCGTCACCGCTGACGATGCGGCGCAGAAGCGGCTGATTCCGATGCTGAACATGGCGTCGGCGAAGCTCCTGGTGATGGCGCAAAGCGGCGGCCAGGGCGGCCAGGCCGTGCAGGCGACCACGGTGAAGGAGTCGGCGCTGGCCGACTACCCGCGCGGTCCCCGCACCGGCATGGTGAACGCACCCAACTATCTGCCGGATCCCGGCAACATCGCCGAGCCCGCGTGGGCGATCTGCGATGTCGGCCAGGTCCGGGACAACATCGACGAAGCCCAGGCGCAGCGGTCGACCAAGGTGGAGACCACCGTCATCGGCGGCGATCCGAACCACGGGGCCGAGTTGGGACCGGACCAGTCGCTGTTCGTGCAGGACGCGAGTTCCGGCAAGGAGTACTTGATCTACCGGGTCGAGAACCTGCCGGGGCGTCAGCACACGAAGACGGTCAAGGCCGAGGTGGATCGTTCCGAGCAGGCCGTGATGGACATCTACGGGCTGAACGGGGAGACCCCGCGCACGATCAGCACGAACATGCTGAACTCCGTGCCGAACGCGCCGAAGCTGCAGATCCCCGATCTGCCGAGCGGGCCGGTCGGGTACATGCAGAACCCGTACGAATCGGGTGACGTGGTGAAGCGGACCGTGCCCGGTGCACCGGAGGAGAACCAGTACTTCGCGCTGCTGCCCCAGGGCAAGCAGCCGATCAGCTACGGGGCCGCCGCCGTGCTGCACGCGAGCAAGGGCAAGAGTCAGGACATCCCGAACGCCACCGGCACCATCACCCGGGCGCCGACGGCGGACAGCCAGAAGATCGACATGGACGCGTTCCCGGTGGACGTGCCCAAGCCGTTGTCGTTCCAGCAGGCCGACACGTCCTGCGTGAGCTGGCGCAACATCAATGGCGACCAGAACATCACGGTCACCACGAACAAGGGCAGCCCGGCGAAGCCGGCTCCGGTGAAGCTGGCCCAGCACGACGGGACCGGCCCGAACGTGGACTACTTCCTGATGCCCGCGGGCAAGGCCGCGGTCGTGCGGGCGGCGTCCAATGAGGCCGGTGCCGACGCGGGTCCGCTGTACCTGGTGTCCGACCAGGGCGTGATCTACGGCATCAAGGACGCCGCGACCGCGCAGGGACTCGGCGTGATCAATAGTCCGGTGGGGCTCCAGGCCGGTCCGTCGGGAATTCTGCGCACGTTGCCGAAGGGCGACCTGCTGGACCCGGCGCAGGCGAGCTACGTGTACGACTCCATCCCGGTTCCGCCGGGCGGGGCGAACCGTCCGCCGCCGAATCCCCAGGCACAGCAGCAATCCGGGAGTTCCGCGACCGGTAGCTGA
- the eccE gene encoding type VII secretion protein EccE — MSVSTQHPAQPNASGTAGARTRIRARRRTVGASLGAMPVANIVVIEVGLALGLILVFINEMLWPVSVGVAALALIIALLRRRGRWFTQWFGLVLDYRTRSHTRRSVPPTGDVSEFAEDKNGDGIIGPDENHRVALLRILVEDLVVARGQDHDRNPVGLSWHNGKWTAVLMVDPTPPLLNRTGTAPNLPLGVLTPCLEDRGVLLDAIQVIWHCYPGSTALMPDAPALNSYLELMGNSSAAARRTTWVAVRLDPQTCAKAIGERGGGIIGAHRALIGALSRVRNALAGQGIVTRPLDPDELLQAGVASAELQDALGTQRPIGLKERWSGVTADRFSHSSYAIIGWPNHMSDSINALTGVRGRSTSIALSIAPSGEDGEVGLRGLVRISARSPEALSTADHQLRNISNKLNLTLTPLRGMQLAGLTGTLPLGGAA, encoded by the coding sequence ATGTCCGTCAGTACGCAACATCCGGCCCAGCCGAACGCCTCCGGCACCGCCGGTGCCCGCACGCGCATCCGAGCGCGTCGGCGCACCGTCGGGGCAAGCCTCGGGGCGATGCCGGTGGCCAACATCGTCGTCATCGAGGTCGGCCTGGCACTCGGCCTGATCCTCGTGTTCATCAACGAGATGCTGTGGCCGGTGTCCGTGGGCGTCGCCGCGCTCGCGCTGATCATCGCGCTGCTGCGCAGGCGCGGGCGCTGGTTCACCCAGTGGTTCGGCCTCGTCCTGGATTACCGCACCCGGAGCCACACCCGTCGTTCCGTGCCGCCGACCGGCGACGTCAGCGAGTTCGCCGAGGACAAGAACGGCGACGGCATCATCGGCCCCGATGAGAACCACCGGGTGGCGCTGCTGCGCATCCTGGTCGAGGACCTCGTCGTCGCGCGCGGCCAGGACCACGACCGCAACCCCGTCGGATTGTCCTGGCACAACGGCAAATGGACCGCGGTGCTGATGGTCGACCCGACGCCGCCGCTGCTCAACCGCACCGGAACCGCGCCGAACCTGCCGCTCGGCGTGCTCACACCGTGCCTGGAGGACCGGGGCGTCCTGCTCGACGCCATCCAGGTGATCTGGCACTGCTACCCGGGCAGCACCGCGCTGATGCCGGATGCGCCCGCGCTGAACTCCTACCTGGAGCTGATGGGCAATTCCTCCGCCGCCGCGCGCCGCACCACGTGGGTCGCGGTGCGGTTGGATCCGCAGACCTGCGCGAAGGCCATCGGGGAACGCGGCGGCGGCATCATCGGCGCGCACCGGGCGCTGATCGGCGCGCTGTCCCGAGTGCGCAACGCGCTCGCCGGGCAGGGCATCGTGACCCGCCCGCTGGACCCGGACGAGCTGCTGCAGGCAGGCGTCGCCTCCGCCGAGCTGCAGGACGCGCTCGGCACCCAGCGTCCGATCGGCCTGAAGGAACGGTGGAGCGGCGTCACCGCGGACCGCTTCAGCCACTCCAGCTACGCGATCATCGGGTGGCCGAACCACATGAGCGACAGCATCAACGCGCTCACCGGTGTCCGGGGACGCTCCACCAGCATCGCGCTGTCCATCGCACCGTCCGGTGAGGACGGTGAAGTCGGGCTGCGCGGCCTGGTCCGCATCAGCGCGCGGAGCCCGGAGGCGCTCAGCACCGCCGATCACCAGCTGCGCAACATCAGCAACAAGCTCAACCTGACGCTCACCCCGCTGCGCGGGATGCAGCTGGCCGGGCTGACCGGAACGCTTCCCCTGGGAGGTGCGGCATGA
- a CDS encoding deoxyribodipyrimidine photo-lyase, which yields MGMNAPAILWFRRDLRVRDHPALAAAGRAADQVLGLFVLDEALLVPAGPVRRTFLYRCLRELDDTLGGRLLVLRGRPEQVVPRLARQVGAGSVHVSADNGPYGRARDERVRAALGERVEWVATGSPYAITPGRVTKRDGTAYRVFTPFRRAWAEHGHPAPADTDESTVEWTVPVPSLEIPADEELSGITLPPAGERAALERWDGFRESLVDAYARDRDRPDRAGTSRLSPYLRWGCVHPRTLLAELGGAEGAGEESFRDELVFREFYADVLWHWPDSARRNFDSRFDRMRLDTDADAWSRFEEWCAGRTGFPMVDAGMRQLLTVGWMHNRVRMVVASFLVKDLHLPWWWGARHFLRHLVDGDLASNQHGWQWAAGSGTDAAPYFRIFNPITQGTRFDPDGSYVREYVAELRGLDAKHTHRPWTLPDGPPNGYPAPIVEHGAERQEALARYGEIKNPAQAP from the coding sequence GTGGGCATGAACGCACCGGCGATCCTGTGGTTTCGGCGTGACCTGCGGGTGCGGGATCACCCGGCGCTGGCCGCGGCCGGGAGGGCCGCCGATCAGGTGCTCGGGTTGTTCGTGCTGGACGAGGCGTTGCTCGTGCCCGCGGGTCCGGTCCGGCGCACCTTCCTCTACCGCTGCCTGCGGGAGCTCGACGACACCCTCGGTGGCCGGCTGCTGGTGCTGCGCGGGAGACCGGAGCAGGTCGTGCCCCGGCTGGCTCGGCAGGTGGGCGCGGGCAGCGTGCACGTCTCCGCCGACAACGGACCGTACGGGCGGGCGCGCGACGAGCGGGTGCGCGCGGCGCTGGGCGAGCGGGTCGAGTGGGTGGCGACGGGTTCTCCGTACGCGATCACTCCGGGCCGGGTCACCAAGCGGGACGGCACGGCCTACCGGGTGTTCACGCCGTTCCGGCGGGCGTGGGCCGAGCACGGTCATCCGGCTCCGGCGGACACCGACGAATCCACTGTGGAATGGACGGTGCCTGTTCCGTCGCTGGAGATCCCCGCAGACGAGGAGCTGTCCGGGATCACCTTGCCGCCCGCGGGTGAGCGGGCCGCGTTGGAGCGCTGGGACGGATTCCGCGAGTCGCTCGTGGACGCTTACGCCCGCGACCGGGACCGTCCGGACCGGGCCGGGACGAGCCGCCTGTCCCCGTACCTGCGCTGGGGCTGCGTGCATCCGCGCACCCTCCTGGCCGAGCTCGGCGGCGCCGAGGGCGCGGGGGAGGAGAGCTTCCGCGACGAGCTGGTGTTCCGCGAGTTCTACGCCGACGTGCTGTGGCACTGGCCGGACAGCGCGCGGCGCAACTTCGACTCCCGGTTCGACCGGATGCGGCTGGACACCGACGCCGACGCCTGGTCCCGGTTCGAGGAGTGGTGCGCGGGCCGCACCGGTTTCCCGATGGTCGACGCGGGAATGCGGCAGCTGCTCACCGTGGGATGGATGCACAACCGGGTGCGGATGGTGGTGGCGAGTTTCCTGGTCAAGGACTTGCACTTGCCGTGGTGGTGGGGCGCCCGGCATTTCCTGCGGCACCTGGTCGACGGTGATCTCGCGTCGAACCAGCACGGCTGGCAGTGGGCGGCCGGCTCGGGCACCGACGCCGCGCCCTACTTCCGGATCTTCAACCCGATCACGCAGGGCACCAGGTTCGACCCGGACGGGAGTTACGTCCGCGAGTACGTGGCGGAGCTGCGCGGCCTCGACGCGAAGCACACCCATCGGCCGTGGACACTGCCGGACGGCCCGCCGAACGGGTATCCGGCGCCGATCGTGGAACACGGTGCGGAACGGCAGGAAGCCCTCGCCCGCTACGGCGAGATCAAGAACCCCGCCCAGGCCCCGTAG
- a CDS encoding acyl-CoA dehydrogenase family protein, whose product MAVDRLLPDQEATDLLDLTAEIARDELAPAAANAEEHENFPRKAFRLLGASGLLGLPYPEEHGGGAQPYEVYLQVLEELSSAWMTVGVGLSVHTMSCYPLATYGTAEQRERWLPEMIGGELLGGYALSEAHAGSDAAALNTRAVRAADDYVVTGAKSWITHGGVADFYTLMARTSDDGPRGISCLLVDGETAGLSAAPPERKMGLTGSPTTELLFDGARVPAERLIGAEGQGLSIALNALDSGRLGIAACAVGLAQAALDLAVDYARQRRQFGKAIIEFQGIEFLLADMAAAVQSARAAYLDGARRRDAGRPFGMQASVAKLVATDAAMKVTTDAVQVLGGAGYTRDFPAERYMREAKVLQIFEGTNQIQRMLIARGL is encoded by the coding sequence ATGGCCGTTGACCGCCTCCTGCCCGACCAGGAAGCCACCGACCTGCTCGACCTGACCGCGGAGATCGCCCGCGACGAGCTCGCCCCCGCCGCCGCGAACGCGGAGGAGCACGAGAACTTCCCCCGCAAGGCGTTCCGGCTGCTCGGCGCGTCCGGCCTGCTCGGCCTTCCGTACCCGGAGGAGCACGGCGGCGGCGCACAGCCCTACGAGGTCTACCTCCAGGTCCTCGAAGAGCTCAGCAGCGCGTGGATGACGGTCGGCGTCGGACTGTCCGTGCACACCATGTCCTGCTATCCGCTCGCCACCTACGGCACCGCTGAGCAGCGCGAACGGTGGCTGCCGGAGATGATCGGCGGGGAGCTGCTCGGCGGCTACGCGCTGTCCGAGGCGCACGCGGGTTCCGACGCCGCCGCCCTGAACACCCGAGCCGTGCGCGCCGCCGACGACTACGTGGTCACCGGCGCCAAATCATGGATCACGCACGGCGGCGTGGCGGATTTCTACACGCTGATGGCGCGGACCTCCGATGACGGACCGCGCGGCATCAGCTGCCTGCTCGTCGACGGTGAGACCGCGGGCCTGTCGGCGGCGCCGCCGGAACGCAAGATGGGCCTCACCGGTTCCCCCACCACGGAGCTGTTGTTCGACGGCGCCCGAGTACCGGCGGAGCGGCTCATCGGCGCGGAGGGCCAGGGCCTGTCCATCGCGTTGAACGCGCTGGACTCCGGACGGCTCGGCATCGCCGCCTGCGCCGTCGGCCTGGCCCAGGCCGCGCTGGACCTCGCCGTGGACTACGCGCGGCAGCGCAGGCAGTTCGGGAAAGCGATCATCGAGTTCCAGGGCATCGAGTTCCTGCTCGCCGACATGGCCGCCGCCGTGCAGTCGGCCCGCGCCGCCTACCTCGACGGGGCGCGGCGGCGCGACGCGGGCAGGCCGTTCGGGATGCAGGCGTCGGTGGCGAAACTGGTGGCCACGGACGCCGCGATGAAGGTGACCACGGACGCGGTGCAGGTCCTAGGCGGCGCCGGCTACACCCGCGACTTCCCCGCCGAGCGCTACATGCGCGAGGCGAAGGTGCTGCAGATCTTCGAGGGCACCAACCAGATCCAGCGGATGCTCATCGCCCGCGGGCTTTGA
- a CDS encoding citrate synthase, producing MPDDATAKRTVALRYDGGEHEMQVTEPTEGSAGVDLGKLLSKTGLVTLDPGFVNTAACKSDITYIDGDAGILRYRGYPIEELAAKSNFIEVSYLLIYGELPTQAQYDEFADRIQRHTLLHEDLKQFFDGFPRDAHPMPVLSSAVSALSTFYQDSLDPFDENQVELSTVRLLAKLPTIAAYAYKKSVGQPFLYPDNSLGLVENFLRMTFGFPAEPYEVDPALTRALDLLFILHADHEQNCSTSTVRMVGSSEANLFASISAGINALFGPLHGGANSAVLEMLEGIHANGGDVDSFVERVKNKEPGVKLMGFGHRVYKNYDPRAAIVKKTADEVLSKLGANDPLLEIALKLEEKALADDYFVERKLYPNVDFYTGLIYKAMGFPTKYFTVLFALGRLPGWIAHWREMLEDPARKISRPRQVYTGAAERSYRSIGER from the coding sequence ATGCCCGACGACGCGACCGCCAAACGTACCGTCGCGCTGCGCTACGACGGTGGCGAGCACGAAATGCAGGTGACGGAGCCCACTGAAGGCTCCGCCGGTGTGGATCTCGGGAAGCTGCTGTCCAAGACCGGTTTGGTGACGCTGGACCCGGGTTTCGTCAACACCGCCGCCTGCAAGTCCGACATCACCTACATCGACGGTGACGCGGGCATCCTGCGCTACCGCGGCTACCCGATCGAGGAGCTGGCCGCCAAGTCGAACTTCATCGAGGTCAGCTACCTGCTGATCTACGGTGAGCTGCCCACGCAGGCGCAGTACGACGAGTTCGCCGACCGGATCCAGCGGCACACCCTGCTGCACGAGGACCTCAAGCAGTTCTTCGACGGTTTTCCCCGCGACGCGCACCCGATGCCGGTGCTGTCGTCGGCGGTCTCCGCCCTGTCGACCTTCTACCAGGACAGCCTGGACCCGTTCGACGAGAACCAGGTCGAGCTCTCCACGGTGCGCCTGCTGGCGAAGCTGCCCACCATCGCGGCCTACGCCTACAAGAAGTCCGTCGGCCAGCCGTTCCTGTACCCGGACAACTCGCTGGGCCTGGTGGAGAACTTCCTGCGGATGACCTTCGGGTTCCCCGCCGAGCCCTACGAGGTCGACCCGGCGCTGACCCGCGCCCTCGACCTGCTGTTCATCCTGCACGCCGACCACGAGCAGAACTGCTCCACCTCCACGGTGCGCATGGTGGGCTCGTCGGAGGCGAACCTGTTCGCCAGCATCTCGGCGGGCATCAACGCCCTGTTCGGCCCGCTGCACGGCGGCGCGAACAGCGCGGTGCTGGAGATGCTGGAGGGCATCCACGCCAACGGCGGTGACGTCGACTCGTTCGTCGAGCGCGTCAAGAACAAGGAGCCCGGCGTCAAGCTGATGGGCTTCGGGCACCGGGTGTACAAGAACTACGACCCGCGCGCCGCGATCGTCAAGAAGACGGCGGACGAGGTGCTGAGCAAGCTCGGCGCGAACGACCCGCTGCTGGAGATCGCGCTCAAGCTGGAGGAGAAGGCGCTGGCCGACGACTACTTCGTCGAGCGCAAGCTCTACCCGAACGTCGACTTCTACACCGGCCTGATCTACAAGGCGATGGGCTTCCCGACGAAGTACTTCACCGTGCTGTTCGCGCTCGGCCGCCTTCCCGGCTGGATCGCGCACTGGCGGGAGATGCTGGAAGACCCGGCCCGCAAGATCAGCCGCCCGCGGCAGGTCTACACGGGTGCTGCGGAGCGTTCGTACCGGTCGATCGGCGAGCGCTGA